A region of Pieris rapae chromosome 20, ilPieRapa1.1, whole genome shotgun sequence DNA encodes the following proteins:
- the LOC111000946 gene encoding double-stranded RNA-binding protein Staufen homolog 2 isoform X2 has protein sequence MMHHPNMHHQPMSGHPPQHLPTHQGMPAHHQMPPHQIHRENRVTLGPSAAGGSMGGHGQMSGMGTMTVAPHHAAGQRPPHAIRAMHHPPAQHHNMPPPQSRTLRRPYISGGYGGVPGYAPPSHAHAEHTAHTTHQTPGLCRPPSPIRAMQPKLSSDFVTAMTATASVSVTTDQSKEESVSVSASGADAKSDEEQAAGESEAPRPSPAQANSKEKTPMCLVNELARYNKIKHQYRLTSETGPAHKKIFTVTLRLGDTEEYTAEGSSIKRAQHAAASAALSGTRFPPPPPRAAPTHASHSHHHRHAGAVMPTVELNALAMKLCKPAVYTSVPPVPAPRPRARLPPPYRLPFLPPYPHPPRLMEPGPQLLYRIRVCVGDRAWLGEGSTPQAARHDAAARALVDLRPQHHETQLQHPDTPGESEADLLNSDVKSPVSLVHELALKRNLNVTFSVKSERGPPHMRVFITICKVGEMETEGEGNGKKVSKRRAAERMLEEMRRRWPAAALRTRPTVDKRRHPPAKKKPRNLIKEGATGDTSETGGGGGAPDNPISRLAVARHAVRARSPQYRVLEERGAARRREFLVQCDAPPHSATGLGPNKKTAKRRAAHNVLLAMEMANGGEPGSLTSTTDPTANGEVKPATDVKRKDETSGDMRQPVPGVLMVDYHARSGQPVQTNGVKASENSALGGSGGNTPGAKDQLMYLAQLLGFTVQFSDFPKRNHGEFLSLVSLSTEPPVMCHGGGASTAHSHEQCALAALRALAGMGLDAPAQTPTAQLQNSGISNAKSNAINGMAE, from the exons ATGATGCATCATCCGAATATGCACCATCAACCGATGTCGGGACATCCGCCCCAGCATCTTCCGACCCACCAAGGCATGCCTGCACATCATCAGATGCCGCCGCATCAAATACACAGAGAGAACAG AGTGACACTGGGTCCGTCAGCGGCGGGAGGTAGCATGGGTGGGCATGGTCAGATGAGCGGCATGGGGACCATGACCGTGGCACCGCACCATGCTGCCGGTCAAAGACCGCCTCACGCCATTCGCGCCATGCATCATCCGCCCGCACAACATCATAATATGCCACCG CCCCAAAGTCGTACGCTCCGTAGGCCCTACATCAGCGGCGGATACGGCGGCGTGCCCGGATACGCGCCGCCGTCGCACGCGCACGCAGAACACACCGCTCACACCACACATCAAACTCCTG GTCTGTGCAGGCCACCGTCTCCTATTCGGGCGATGCAGCCAAAGCTAAGTTCAGATTTTG TTACGGCAATGACAGCGACGGCAAGCGTGTCGGTGACCACCGATCAGTCGAAGGAGGAGAGCGTGAGCGTAAGCGCAAGCGGAGCGGATGCGAAAAGCGACGAGGAGCAGGCGGCGGGCGAGAGCGAGGCGCCCCGCCCGTCGCCTGCGCAGGCCAACAGTAAAGAGAAGACGCCCATGTGCCTGGTCAACGAGTTGGCCAGGTACAATAAG ATTAAGCATCAATATCGCCTCACATCAGAGACAGGACCCgctcacaaaaaaatattcacagtAACACTTCGCTTGGGTGATACTGAAGAATACACCGCTGAG GGGTCCTCTATAAAGCGAGCGCAGCACGCGGCAGCAAGTGCGGCCTTAAGTGGCACTCGCTTCCCGCCACCACCTCCAAGGGCCGCACCCACTCACGCTTCGCATTCGCATCATCACAGGCATGCTG GCGCAGTAATGCCAACGGTAGAGCTAAACGCGCTGGCTATGAAGCTGTGCAAGCCTGCTGTGTACACATCGGTTCCACCAGTACCCGCCCCACGGCCCAGAGCTCGCCTGCCTCCACCCTATCGCCTGCCCTTCTTGCCGCCTTATCCTCACCCGCCAAGGCTGATGGAGCCCGGACCGCAGCTGCTCTATAG aattcgTGTGTGCGTGGGCGATCGTGCGTGGTTGGGCGAGGGCAGTACGCCTCAAGCAGCCAGACATGATGCGGCTGCACGGGCCTTGGTCGATCTTAGGCCTCAACATCACGAAACACAACTACAACATCCGGATACACCtg gAGAAAGCGAAGCAGACCTTCTCAACTCGGATGTGAAGTCCCCAGTCTCTTTGGTTCATGAGTTGGCTCTCAAGAGGAATCTCAACGTCACATTTTCCGTAAAATCGGAACGCGGACCGCCGCATATGAGG GTCTTCATAACTATTTGCAAAGTGGGCGAAATGGAGACGGAGGGTGAGGGCAATGGAAAGAAAGTGTCGAAGCGTCGCGCAGCTGAGAGGATGCTAGAGGAGATGCGCCGGCGTTGGCCCGCGGCTGCCTTACGCACAAGGCCCACCGTAGACAAGCGACGGCATCCCCCGGCCAAGAAGAAGCCACGGAATTTGATTAAg gaAGGGGCCACGGGTGATACATCAGAGACAGGCGGTGGTGGTGGGGCCCCAGACAATCCGATCTCTAGATTGGCGGTCGCAAGGCACGCTGTTAGGGCCCGATCGCCCCAGTACCGCGTCTTGGAGGAACGCGGGGCCGCCAGAAGACGCGAGTTCCTGGTACAGTGTGATGCCCCACCGCATAGTGCCACGGGTCTGGGGCCCAATAAGAAGACTGCGAAGCGACGGGCCGCACATA ATGTACTTTTGGCGATGGAAATGGCGAATGGCGGTGAACCGGGTTCATTGACCTCTACAACTGACCCTACAGCCAACGGGGAAGTGAAACCTGCTACTGATGTAAAACGGAag gatGAAACTAGTGGTGATATGCGGCAACCGGTACCAGGAGTTTTGATGGTGGACTACCACGCCAGATCTGGTCAACCAGTGCAGACCAATG GAGTAAAAGCGAGCGAGAACAGCGCTTTAGGTGGAAGTGGTGGAAACACGCCTGGCGCTAAAGATCAGCTGATGTACCTGGCACAGCTCTTGGGCTTCACTGTACAATTCTCTGACTTCCCAAAG CGCAATCACGGCGAGTTCCTATCTCTGGTGTCTCTGTCAACGGAGCCGCCCGTGATGTGCCACGGGGGAGGGGCCTCCACTGCGCATTCGCACGAGCAGTGCGCTCTGGCCGCCCTCCGCGCCCTCGCCGGCATGGGGTTGGATGCGCCTGCGCAGACTCCCACTGCACA attGCAGAATAGCGGTATATCAAACGCCAAAAGCAACGCGATCAACGGCATGGCCGAGTGA
- the LOC111000952 gene encoding prolyl endopeptidase, producing MSTVSNCMSVLRFFANHRRFSANLTVFTIKQSPFYSTVNNSNITSLSGKILCARASSTTQNMSFVYPEVRRDETVVDDYHGTKIIDPYRWLEDPDSDDTKAFIEAENNITRPFLDSCPVKKDINERLTELWNYPKYSCPFRRGDRYFFYKNTGLQNQNVLYVQDSLDGEARVFLDPNKLSEDGTVALSGSRFTEDGNTFAYGLSASGSDWITIHIKDVATGEDYPEVLKKVKFASMSWTKDHKGLFYSRYPEQTGKTDGSETEVNRDQKLCYHRLNTPQESDVIVVEFPEEPLWRIGAEVSDCGRYLLVSPVRDCRDNLLFFADLHKHPEIDGKLSLTQIVHNFEADYEYVSNEGSVCIFRTNKNAPNYRLIKIDLNDPAEDKWETLIPEHPTDVLDWASAVDNDKLVIHYVRDVKSVLQLHNMEDGQLIQEFKLDVGSVVGFSGKKEQSEIFYHFMSFLTPGIIYHVDFKKQPYTPTVFREVSVKGFDPSQYEAKQIFYSSKDGTKVPMFIVHKKDLPLDGNNPALVYGYGGFNINVQPSFSVTRLVFMQHFNGVLAIPNIRGGGEYGERWHNAGRLLNKQNVFDDFQAAAEYLQSTGYTKPALTTAQGGSNGGLLVAACINQRPDLYGAAIVQVGVLDMLRFQKFTIGHAWVSDYGSSDNKTHFENLLKYSPLHNIQAPDNVSRAEYPATLVLTADHDDRVVPLHSLKYIAAIQHSVNGTLQRRPLLARIDTKAGHGGGKPTAKIIEEHTDILSFMTLTLGLKFEK from the exons TGCGCTCGCGCGTCGTCAACCACACAGAACATGAGTTTTGTCTACCCAGAGGTGAGAAGGGATGAGACAGTTGTTGATGACTATCATGGAACTAAG ataatagATCCCTACCGTTGGCTGGAAGACCCCGACTCTGATGACACAAAAGCATTTATAGAggctgaaaataatataacccGACCGTTCCTGGATTCTTGTCCAGTGAAAAAAGATATTAACGAACGGCTAACGGAGCTATGGAACTACCCCAAATACTCCTGCCCTTTTAGAAGAGGGGATCGGtactttttctataaaaatacaggGCTTCAAAATCAGAA tGTCCTATACGTACAAGATAGTCTAGATGGTGAGGCTAGGGTATTCCTCGATCCCAATAAACTATCTGAGGATGGTACAGTGGCATTATCTGGTAGTCGTTTCACGGAAGATGGCAACACTTTCGCGTACGGTCTATCGGCTAGTGGCTCTGATTGGATAACGATACATATTAAGGATGTTGCTACAG GTGAGGATTATCCAGAAGTACTGAAGAAAGTCAAATTCGCGTCAATGTCATGGACGAAAGATCACAAAGGATTGTTTTATTCT CGTTATCCAGAACAAACAGGAAAAACCGACGGCTCAGAAACGGAAGTTAACAGAGATCAGAAGTTGTGCTACCATCGCCTCAACACTCCGCAAGAAAGCGATGTTATAGTTGTCGAATTCCCCGAAGAGCCACTATGGAGGAT TGGTGCTGAAGTGAGTGATTGTGGGCGTTACCTCCTCGTCAGTCCCGTAAGAGATTGCCGCGATAACCTCCTGTTCTTCGCTGATTTGCATAAACATCCAGAAATCGATGGAAAACTGTCACTTACACAGATTGTACATAACTTCGAAGCGGATTATGAG TACGTCTCAAACGAAGGCTCTGTGTGTATCTTCCGTACAAACAAAAACGCACCGAACTATAGACTGATCAAGATTGATCTCAATGATCCCGCTGAAGACAAGTGGGAGACGCTTATACCg GAGCACCCAACTGATGTACTGGACTGGGCTTCAGCCGTGGACAATGATAAACTGGTCATTCACTACGTCAGAGATGTTAAG AGCGTGCTTCAACTACATAATATGGAAGATGGCCAATTGATCCAAGAATTCAAATTGGATGTGGGCTCAGTGGTGGGATTCTCCGGAAAGAAGGAGCAAAGCGAGATTTTCTACCATTTCATGTCTTTTTTGACTCCCGGTATCATCTATCATGTTGATTTTAAGAAGCAGCCGTATACGCCAACT GTGTTCAGAGAAGTGAGCGTGAAAGGATTCGATCCGTCCCAATATGAGGCTAAACAAATCTTTTACTCGAGTAAAGATGGCACTAAAGTTCCTATGTTTATTGTACATAAAAAG gatTTACCCTTAGATGGCAATAACCCAGCCTTAGTCTACGGATATGGAGGCTTCAATATAAACGTCCAGCCAAGCTTCAGTGTGACACGTCTCGTGTTCATGCAGCATTTTAATGGCGTCCTCGCTATACCTAATATACGTGGAGGCgg tgAGTACGGCGAGCGTTGGCACAATGCAGGGCGTCTGTTGAACAAACAGAACGTCTTCGATGACTTCCAAGCTGCGGCTGAATACCTCCAATCCACGGGGTATACGAAACCCGCCTTGACCACTGCCCAAGGAGGCTCTAATGGCGGCCTTTTGGTTGCCGCCTGTATCAACCAACGACCGGATCTCTATGGAGCTGCTATCGTCCAAGTTGG ggTGTTGGACATGCTCCGTTTCCAAAAATTCACAATTGGCCACGCGTGGGTGTCGGACTACGGCAGTTCTGACAACAAGACGCACTTTGAGAACTTACTCAAGTACTCACCTTTACACAACATTCAGGCGCCTGACAATG TGAGTCGAGCTGAATACCCCGCGACCCTAGTGCTGACGGCAGACCACGATGACCGCGTGGTTCCACTGCACTCGCTGAAGTACATCGCGGCCATACAACACTCCGTGAACGGGACGTTACAACGCAGACCTCTCCTGGCCCGGATTGACACCAAGGCCGGACATGGCGGAGGAAAACCCACCGCTAAAATT ATTGAGGAACACACAGACATCCTGAGCTTCATGACTTTGACGCTCGGTCTGAAGTTTGAGAAGTGA
- the LOC111000946 gene encoding double-stranded RNA-binding protein Staufen homolog 2 isoform X1 yields MMHHPNMHHQPMSGHPPQHLPTHQGMPAHHQMPPHQIHRENRHVTLTRVTLGPSAAGGSMGGHGQMSGMGTMTVAPHHAAGQRPPHAIRAMHHPPAQHHNMPPPQSRTLRRPYISGGYGGVPGYAPPSHAHAEHTAHTTHQTPGLCRPPSPIRAMQPKLSSDFVTAMTATASVSVTTDQSKEESVSVSASGADAKSDEEQAAGESEAPRPSPAQANSKEKTPMCLVNELARYNKIKHQYRLTSETGPAHKKIFTVTLRLGDTEEYTAEGSSIKRAQHAAASAALSGTRFPPPPPRAAPTHASHSHHHRHAGAVMPTVELNALAMKLCKPAVYTSVPPVPAPRPRARLPPPYRLPFLPPYPHPPRLMEPGPQLLYRIRVCVGDRAWLGEGSTPQAARHDAAARALVDLRPQHHETQLQHPDTPGESEADLLNSDVKSPVSLVHELALKRNLNVTFSVKSERGPPHMRVFITICKVGEMETEGEGNGKKVSKRRAAERMLEEMRRRWPAAALRTRPTVDKRRHPPAKKKPRNLIKEGATGDTSETGGGGGAPDNPISRLAVARHAVRARSPQYRVLEERGAARRREFLVQCDAPPHSATGLGPNKKTAKRRAAHNVLLAMEMANGGEPGSLTSTTDPTANGEVKPATDVKRKDETSGDMRQPVPGVLMVDYHARSGQPVQTNGVKASENSALGGSGGNTPGAKDQLMYLAQLLGFTVQFSDFPKRNHGEFLSLVSLSTEPPVMCHGGGASTAHSHEQCALAALRALAGMGLDAPAQTPTAQLQNSGISNAKSNAINGMAE; encoded by the exons ATGATGCATCATCCGAATATGCACCATCAACCGATGTCGGGACATCCGCCCCAGCATCTTCCGACCCACCAAGGCATGCCTGCACATCATCAGATGCCGCCGCATCAAATACACAGAGAGAACAGGCACGTAACATTAACTAG AGTGACACTGGGTCCGTCAGCGGCGGGAGGTAGCATGGGTGGGCATGGTCAGATGAGCGGCATGGGGACCATGACCGTGGCACCGCACCATGCTGCCGGTCAAAGACCGCCTCACGCCATTCGCGCCATGCATCATCCGCCCGCACAACATCATAATATGCCACCG CCCCAAAGTCGTACGCTCCGTAGGCCCTACATCAGCGGCGGATACGGCGGCGTGCCCGGATACGCGCCGCCGTCGCACGCGCACGCAGAACACACCGCTCACACCACACATCAAACTCCTG GTCTGTGCAGGCCACCGTCTCCTATTCGGGCGATGCAGCCAAAGCTAAGTTCAGATTTTG TTACGGCAATGACAGCGACGGCAAGCGTGTCGGTGACCACCGATCAGTCGAAGGAGGAGAGCGTGAGCGTAAGCGCAAGCGGAGCGGATGCGAAAAGCGACGAGGAGCAGGCGGCGGGCGAGAGCGAGGCGCCCCGCCCGTCGCCTGCGCAGGCCAACAGTAAAGAGAAGACGCCCATGTGCCTGGTCAACGAGTTGGCCAGGTACAATAAG ATTAAGCATCAATATCGCCTCACATCAGAGACAGGACCCgctcacaaaaaaatattcacagtAACACTTCGCTTGGGTGATACTGAAGAATACACCGCTGAG GGGTCCTCTATAAAGCGAGCGCAGCACGCGGCAGCAAGTGCGGCCTTAAGTGGCACTCGCTTCCCGCCACCACCTCCAAGGGCCGCACCCACTCACGCTTCGCATTCGCATCATCACAGGCATGCTG GCGCAGTAATGCCAACGGTAGAGCTAAACGCGCTGGCTATGAAGCTGTGCAAGCCTGCTGTGTACACATCGGTTCCACCAGTACCCGCCCCACGGCCCAGAGCTCGCCTGCCTCCACCCTATCGCCTGCCCTTCTTGCCGCCTTATCCTCACCCGCCAAGGCTGATGGAGCCCGGACCGCAGCTGCTCTATAG aattcgTGTGTGCGTGGGCGATCGTGCGTGGTTGGGCGAGGGCAGTACGCCTCAAGCAGCCAGACATGATGCGGCTGCACGGGCCTTGGTCGATCTTAGGCCTCAACATCACGAAACACAACTACAACATCCGGATACACCtg gAGAAAGCGAAGCAGACCTTCTCAACTCGGATGTGAAGTCCCCAGTCTCTTTGGTTCATGAGTTGGCTCTCAAGAGGAATCTCAACGTCACATTTTCCGTAAAATCGGAACGCGGACCGCCGCATATGAGG GTCTTCATAACTATTTGCAAAGTGGGCGAAATGGAGACGGAGGGTGAGGGCAATGGAAAGAAAGTGTCGAAGCGTCGCGCAGCTGAGAGGATGCTAGAGGAGATGCGCCGGCGTTGGCCCGCGGCTGCCTTACGCACAAGGCCCACCGTAGACAAGCGACGGCATCCCCCGGCCAAGAAGAAGCCACGGAATTTGATTAAg gaAGGGGCCACGGGTGATACATCAGAGACAGGCGGTGGTGGTGGGGCCCCAGACAATCCGATCTCTAGATTGGCGGTCGCAAGGCACGCTGTTAGGGCCCGATCGCCCCAGTACCGCGTCTTGGAGGAACGCGGGGCCGCCAGAAGACGCGAGTTCCTGGTACAGTGTGATGCCCCACCGCATAGTGCCACGGGTCTGGGGCCCAATAAGAAGACTGCGAAGCGACGGGCCGCACATA ATGTACTTTTGGCGATGGAAATGGCGAATGGCGGTGAACCGGGTTCATTGACCTCTACAACTGACCCTACAGCCAACGGGGAAGTGAAACCTGCTACTGATGTAAAACGGAag gatGAAACTAGTGGTGATATGCGGCAACCGGTACCAGGAGTTTTGATGGTGGACTACCACGCCAGATCTGGTCAACCAGTGCAGACCAATG GAGTAAAAGCGAGCGAGAACAGCGCTTTAGGTGGAAGTGGTGGAAACACGCCTGGCGCTAAAGATCAGCTGATGTACCTGGCACAGCTCTTGGGCTTCACTGTACAATTCTCTGACTTCCCAAAG CGCAATCACGGCGAGTTCCTATCTCTGGTGTCTCTGTCAACGGAGCCGCCCGTGATGTGCCACGGGGGAGGGGCCTCCACTGCGCATTCGCACGAGCAGTGCGCTCTGGCCGCCCTCCGCGCCCTCGCCGGCATGGGGTTGGATGCGCCTGCGCAGACTCCCACTGCACA attGCAGAATAGCGGTATATCAAACGCCAAAAGCAACGCGATCAACGGCATGGCCGAGTGA
- the LOC111000946 gene encoding double-stranded RNA-binding protein Staufen homolog 2 isoform X3, which produces MMHHPNMHHQPMSGHPPQHLPTHQGMPAHHQMPPHQIHRENRHVTLTRVTLGPSAAGGSMGGHGQMSGMGTMTVAPHHAAGQRPPHAIRAMHHPPAQHHNMPPPQSRTLRRPYISGGYGGVPGYAPPSHAHAEHTAHTTHQTPVTAMTATASVSVTTDQSKEESVSVSASGADAKSDEEQAAGESEAPRPSPAQANSKEKTPMCLVNELARYNKIKHQYRLTSETGPAHKKIFTVTLRLGDTEEYTAEGSSIKRAQHAAASAALSGTRFPPPPPRAAPTHASHSHHHRHAGAVMPTVELNALAMKLCKPAVYTSVPPVPAPRPRARLPPPYRLPFLPPYPHPPRLMEPGPQLLYRIRVCVGDRAWLGEGSTPQAARHDAAARALVDLRPQHHETQLQHPDTPGESEADLLNSDVKSPVSLVHELALKRNLNVTFSVKSERGPPHMRVFITICKVGEMETEGEGNGKKVSKRRAAERMLEEMRRRWPAAALRTRPTVDKRRHPPAKKKPRNLIKEGATGDTSETGGGGGAPDNPISRLAVARHAVRARSPQYRVLEERGAARRREFLVQCDAPPHSATGLGPNKKTAKRRAAHNVLLAMEMANGGEPGSLTSTTDPTANGEVKPATDVKRKDETSGDMRQPVPGVLMVDYHARSGQPVQTNGVKASENSALGGSGGNTPGAKDQLMYLAQLLGFTVQFSDFPKRNHGEFLSLVSLSTEPPVMCHGGGASTAHSHEQCALAALRALAGMGLDAPAQTPTAQLQNSGISNAKSNAINGMAE; this is translated from the exons ATGATGCATCATCCGAATATGCACCATCAACCGATGTCGGGACATCCGCCCCAGCATCTTCCGACCCACCAAGGCATGCCTGCACATCATCAGATGCCGCCGCATCAAATACACAGAGAGAACAGGCACGTAACATTAACTAG AGTGACACTGGGTCCGTCAGCGGCGGGAGGTAGCATGGGTGGGCATGGTCAGATGAGCGGCATGGGGACCATGACCGTGGCACCGCACCATGCTGCCGGTCAAAGACCGCCTCACGCCATTCGCGCCATGCATCATCCGCCCGCACAACATCATAATATGCCACCG CCCCAAAGTCGTACGCTCCGTAGGCCCTACATCAGCGGCGGATACGGCGGCGTGCCCGGATACGCGCCGCCGTCGCACGCGCACGCAGAACACACCGCTCACACCACACATCAAACTCCTG TTACGGCAATGACAGCGACGGCAAGCGTGTCGGTGACCACCGATCAGTCGAAGGAGGAGAGCGTGAGCGTAAGCGCAAGCGGAGCGGATGCGAAAAGCGACGAGGAGCAGGCGGCGGGCGAGAGCGAGGCGCCCCGCCCGTCGCCTGCGCAGGCCAACAGTAAAGAGAAGACGCCCATGTGCCTGGTCAACGAGTTGGCCAGGTACAATAAG ATTAAGCATCAATATCGCCTCACATCAGAGACAGGACCCgctcacaaaaaaatattcacagtAACACTTCGCTTGGGTGATACTGAAGAATACACCGCTGAG GGGTCCTCTATAAAGCGAGCGCAGCACGCGGCAGCAAGTGCGGCCTTAAGTGGCACTCGCTTCCCGCCACCACCTCCAAGGGCCGCACCCACTCACGCTTCGCATTCGCATCATCACAGGCATGCTG GCGCAGTAATGCCAACGGTAGAGCTAAACGCGCTGGCTATGAAGCTGTGCAAGCCTGCTGTGTACACATCGGTTCCACCAGTACCCGCCCCACGGCCCAGAGCTCGCCTGCCTCCACCCTATCGCCTGCCCTTCTTGCCGCCTTATCCTCACCCGCCAAGGCTGATGGAGCCCGGACCGCAGCTGCTCTATAG aattcgTGTGTGCGTGGGCGATCGTGCGTGGTTGGGCGAGGGCAGTACGCCTCAAGCAGCCAGACATGATGCGGCTGCACGGGCCTTGGTCGATCTTAGGCCTCAACATCACGAAACACAACTACAACATCCGGATACACCtg gAGAAAGCGAAGCAGACCTTCTCAACTCGGATGTGAAGTCCCCAGTCTCTTTGGTTCATGAGTTGGCTCTCAAGAGGAATCTCAACGTCACATTTTCCGTAAAATCGGAACGCGGACCGCCGCATATGAGG GTCTTCATAACTATTTGCAAAGTGGGCGAAATGGAGACGGAGGGTGAGGGCAATGGAAAGAAAGTGTCGAAGCGTCGCGCAGCTGAGAGGATGCTAGAGGAGATGCGCCGGCGTTGGCCCGCGGCTGCCTTACGCACAAGGCCCACCGTAGACAAGCGACGGCATCCCCCGGCCAAGAAGAAGCCACGGAATTTGATTAAg gaAGGGGCCACGGGTGATACATCAGAGACAGGCGGTGGTGGTGGGGCCCCAGACAATCCGATCTCTAGATTGGCGGTCGCAAGGCACGCTGTTAGGGCCCGATCGCCCCAGTACCGCGTCTTGGAGGAACGCGGGGCCGCCAGAAGACGCGAGTTCCTGGTACAGTGTGATGCCCCACCGCATAGTGCCACGGGTCTGGGGCCCAATAAGAAGACTGCGAAGCGACGGGCCGCACATA ATGTACTTTTGGCGATGGAAATGGCGAATGGCGGTGAACCGGGTTCATTGACCTCTACAACTGACCCTACAGCCAACGGGGAAGTGAAACCTGCTACTGATGTAAAACGGAag gatGAAACTAGTGGTGATATGCGGCAACCGGTACCAGGAGTTTTGATGGTGGACTACCACGCCAGATCTGGTCAACCAGTGCAGACCAATG GAGTAAAAGCGAGCGAGAACAGCGCTTTAGGTGGAAGTGGTGGAAACACGCCTGGCGCTAAAGATCAGCTGATGTACCTGGCACAGCTCTTGGGCTTCACTGTACAATTCTCTGACTTCCCAAAG CGCAATCACGGCGAGTTCCTATCTCTGGTGTCTCTGTCAACGGAGCCGCCCGTGATGTGCCACGGGGGAGGGGCCTCCACTGCGCATTCGCACGAGCAGTGCGCTCTGGCCGCCCTCCGCGCCCTCGCCGGCATGGGGTTGGATGCGCCTGCGCAGACTCCCACTGCACA attGCAGAATAGCGGTATATCAAACGCCAAAAGCAACGCGATCAACGGCATGGCCGAGTGA